One genomic window of Salvia miltiorrhiza cultivar Shanhuang (shh) chromosome 4, IMPLAD_Smil_shh, whole genome shotgun sequence includes the following:
- the LOC131022480 gene encoding protein NRT1/ PTR FAMILY 5.5-like, translating to MGILRVAGLVWAETVMEGVFFIMQTYFTDVWKLSFTNAATILNIWGGLYRILPFFFLFLADTLLGNLVTLALSGISSTAGIVLITVATAPVFGHIVSGGRRCQDTEETECVAHTEKLLFMIGLALIALGRAARFASTEPFIEDQTNIKHQDDQTANNKEDETNNKDQTTNYSPDEDETNNNKEKWKPPIWWVLICLLVFFFTPITVIIAFPYVKKWYVLFGVSACITTCATLFYLLGAWTYDKPKQKPEGSNPITDFVRVFVAAAFKRSQPFPKDDDMQLHRIDGQEFQSLSSTRILGFLHKAAIVVPGDRRGDGKVDERSWRVCSVSQVESVKILIRMVPILSSFIMCGVVASIGNTYFIEQASHMNSRIGSWEPPLQLLLLVFTLVKYSTMCSMAPMKIMLGKYGAIPSGMLATMYSVVCCAVAAAVERRRVHVLRRHNLLDLPDDGDVPMSAAWLYFQIGFVAAVESYTEYGLWAFVESGAPESMKRYQDCIVEGVSGLGFLCGALSVYVVGKVSEAGDSNNWFQYTLNKSRLDRYYWVLTTLCSLNLIAFLIVLCIYNQKKEKSNQDEDGEDFLEKNAGQHASEVCCIKKGSALELIARHYSSD from the exons ATGGGTATTCTCAGAGTCGCAG GCCTAGTGTGGGCAGAGACAGTGATGGAAGGCGTCTTCTTCATCATGCAAACTTATTTCACAGATGTTTGGAAGCTGAGCTTCACCAACGCTGCTACAATTCTTAATATTTGGGGTGGACTCTACAGGATTTTaccatttttctttctcttccttGCTGACACTCTTCTTGGAAATTTGGTCACGCTTGCACTTTCCGGCATATCCAGCACCGCG GGTATAGTCCTTATCACAGTGGCAACGGCGCCGGTGTTTGGTCATATAGTTTCAGGAGGCCGCAGATGCCAAGACACGGAGGAGACTGAATGTGTTGCCCATACCGAAAAGCTTCTCTTTATGATCGGGTTGGCCTTGATAGCTTTAGGTAGGGCTGCTCGCTTTGCCTCCACTGAACCATTCATTGAAGATCAGACCAACATTAAGCACCAAGATGATCAGACGGCTAACAATAAAGAAGATGAGACAAACAATAAGGATCAGACGACTAATTATAGCCCTGATGAAGATGAAACCAACAATAATAAGGAGAAATGGAAACCACCAATTTGGTGGGTACTCATATGTCTACTCGTCTTCTTTTTTACTCCAATAACTGTGATTATTGCATTTCCATATGTTAAAAAGTGGTATGTCCTGTTTGGAGTTTCCGCTTGTATCACCACTTGTGCAACCCTCTTCTACTTGTTGGGTGCCTGGACCTACGACAAACCCAAACAGAAACCAGAGGGCAGCAACCCCATTACTGATTTCGTCAGAGTGTTTGTAGCTGCTGCATTCAAGAGATCCCAACCATTCCCCAAAGATGATGACATGCAGCTTCATAGGATAGATGGCCAGGAATTTCAATCACTCTCCTCTACTCGTATTCTCGG GTTTCTGCATAAGGCGGCCATTGTAGTGCCCGGTGATAGAAGAGGAGACGGGAAGGTGGATGAGAGATCATGGAGAGTTTGCTCGGTTTCACAAGTCGAATCCGTCAAAATTTTGATCCGCATGGTTCCAATATTGAGCAGCTTCATAATGTGCGGCGTGGTAGCCTCAATCGGAAACACTTACTTCATCGAACAAGCGAGTCATATGAACTCCAGAATAGGATCGTGGGAGCCTCCTCTTCAGCTGCTCCTCCTTGTATTCACCTTGGTCAAGTATTCCACCATGTGTAGCATGGCTCCGATGAAAATAATGTTGGGGAAATATGGAGCTATCCCAAGTGGTATGCTGGCTACCATGTACTCTGTGGTATGCTGCGCGGTGGCGGCTGCCGTGGAGAGACGTAGGGTTCACGTGCTGAGAAGGCATAATCTACTCGACCTGCCTGATGATGGCGATGTTCCCATGAGCGCCGCCTGGCTGTATTTCCAGATCGGATTTGTGGCCGCCGTGGAATCGTATACTGAATATGGGCTTTGGGCGTTTGTGGAGAGCGGGGCCCCTGAATCGATGAAGAGGTACCAGGATTGTATCGTGGAGGGGGTGAGTGGTTTGGGGTTCCTCTGCGGCGCGCTGTCGGTTTATGTTGTCGGGAAAGTGAGTGAGGCTGGTGACAGCAACAACTGGTTTCAGTACACGTTGAACAAGAGTCGTCTGGATCGATATTACTGGGTTTTGACAACTTTGTGTAGTCTCAATCTTATAGCGTTCCTCATCGTGCTCTGCATTTATAACCAGAAAAAGGAAAAGTCAAACCAAGACGAAGATGGGGAAGACTTTCTTGAGAAAAATGCTGGACAACATGCCTCAGAAGTATGCTGCATAAAGAAAGGCAGCGCATTAGAGCTTATAGCGCGTCACTACAGTAGCGATTGA